One window from the genome of Saimiri boliviensis isolate mSaiBol1 chromosome 2, mSaiBol1.pri, whole genome shotgun sequence encodes:
- the REM2 gene encoding GTP-binding protein REM 2 isoform X1 — MHTDLDTDMDMDTETTALCPSGSHRASPPGTPTPEADATLLKNPEKLLAELDRGGLPSAPGAPRRRGSMPVPYKHQLRRAQAVDELDWPPQASSSGSSDSLASGEAPPAQTDGIFKVMLVGESGVGKSTLAGTFGGLQGDSAHEPENSEDTYERRIVVDKEEVTLVVYDIWEQGDAGGWLRDHCLQTGDAFLIVFSVTDRRSFSKVPETLLRLRAGRPHHDLPVILVGNKSDLARSREVSLEEGRHLAGTLSCKHIETSAALHHNTRELFEGAVRQIRLRRGRNRAGGQRPEPGSPEGPAPPARRESLTKKAKRFLANLVPRNSKFFKQRSRSCHDLSVL; from the exons ATGCACACGGACCTGGACACCGACATGGACATGGACACAGAAACCACAGCACTCTGCCCCTCTGGCAGCCACCGGGCCTCCCCTCCAGGGACGCCCACGCCAG aagcagatgccacatTGCTGAAGAATCCAGAGAAACTGTTGGCAGAGTTGGACCGGGGCGGGTTACCCTCTGCCCCTGGGGCCCCCAGACGAAGAGGCAGTATGCCTGTCCCTTACAAGCACCAGCTCCGGCGGGCCCAGGCAGTAGATGAACTTGACTGGCCACCTCAGGCCTCATCCTCTGGCTCCTCTGACTCATTGGCCTCAGGAGAGGCACCCCCTGCTCAAACGGATGGCATCTTCAAGGTCATGCTAGTGGGGGAGAGTGGCGTGGGCAAGAGCACTCTAGCAGGCACTTTTGGTGGTCTCCAGGGAGACAGCGCTCATGAACCGGAGAACTCAG AGGATACCTATGAGAGACGCATCGTGGTGGATAAGGAAGAAGTGACTCTAGTCGTTTATGACATCTGGGAACAG GGGGATGCAGGAGGGTGGCTGCGGGACCACTGCCTTCAGACCGGGGACGCCTTTCTCATCGTCTTCTCAGTCACGGACCGACGGAGCTTCTCCAAAGTTCCAGAGACACTACTTAGGCTCCGGGCTGGGAGGCCGCACCACGACCTACCAGTTATCCTCGTTGGAAACAAGAGCGACTTGGCCCGCTCCCGGGAAGTATCACTGGAGG AGGGCCGCCACCTGGCCGGGACGCTGAGCTGCAAGCACATCGAGACGTCGGCCGCACTTCACCACAACACGCGGGAGCTCTTCGAGGGCGCGGTGCGCCAGATTCGGCTGCGGCGAGGCCGGAACCGCGCCGGGGGCCAGAGGCCCGAGCCGGGCAGCCCCGAGGGCCCTGCACCGCCAGCACGCCGCGAGAGCCTCACCAAGAAGGCCAAACGGTTCCTCGCCAACCTGGTGCCGCGCAACTCCAAGTTCTTCAAGCAGCGCTCCAGGTCGTGTCACGACCTCTCGGTGCTCTGA
- the REM2 gene encoding GTP-binding protein REM 2 isoform X2, producing the protein MHTDLDTDMDMDTETTALCPSGSHRASPPGTPTPADATLLKNPEKLLAELDRGGLPSAPGAPRRRGSMPVPYKHQLRRAQAVDELDWPPQASSSGSSDSLASGEAPPAQTDGIFKVMLVGESGVGKSTLAGTFGGLQGDSAHEPENSEDTYERRIVVDKEEVTLVVYDIWEQGDAGGWLRDHCLQTGDAFLIVFSVTDRRSFSKVPETLLRLRAGRPHHDLPVILVGNKSDLARSREVSLEEGRHLAGTLSCKHIETSAALHHNTRELFEGAVRQIRLRRGRNRAGGQRPEPGSPEGPAPPARRESLTKKAKRFLANLVPRNSKFFKQRSRSCHDLSVL; encoded by the exons ATGCACACGGACCTGGACACCGACATGGACATGGACACAGAAACCACAGCACTCTGCCCCTCTGGCAGCCACCGGGCCTCCCCTCCAGGGACGCCCACGCCAG cagatgccacatTGCTGAAGAATCCAGAGAAACTGTTGGCAGAGTTGGACCGGGGCGGGTTACCCTCTGCCCCTGGGGCCCCCAGACGAAGAGGCAGTATGCCTGTCCCTTACAAGCACCAGCTCCGGCGGGCCCAGGCAGTAGATGAACTTGACTGGCCACCTCAGGCCTCATCCTCTGGCTCCTCTGACTCATTGGCCTCAGGAGAGGCACCCCCTGCTCAAACGGATGGCATCTTCAAGGTCATGCTAGTGGGGGAGAGTGGCGTGGGCAAGAGCACTCTAGCAGGCACTTTTGGTGGTCTCCAGGGAGACAGCGCTCATGAACCGGAGAACTCAG AGGATACCTATGAGAGACGCATCGTGGTGGATAAGGAAGAAGTGACTCTAGTCGTTTATGACATCTGGGAACAG GGGGATGCAGGAGGGTGGCTGCGGGACCACTGCCTTCAGACCGGGGACGCCTTTCTCATCGTCTTCTCAGTCACGGACCGACGGAGCTTCTCCAAAGTTCCAGAGACACTACTTAGGCTCCGGGCTGGGAGGCCGCACCACGACCTACCAGTTATCCTCGTTGGAAACAAGAGCGACTTGGCCCGCTCCCGGGAAGTATCACTGGAGG AGGGCCGCCACCTGGCCGGGACGCTGAGCTGCAAGCACATCGAGACGTCGGCCGCACTTCACCACAACACGCGGGAGCTCTTCGAGGGCGCGGTGCGCCAGATTCGGCTGCGGCGAGGCCGGAACCGCGCCGGGGGCCAGAGGCCCGAGCCGGGCAGCCCCGAGGGCCCTGCACCGCCAGCACGCCGCGAGAGCCTCACCAAGAAGGCCAAACGGTTCCTCGCCAACCTGGTGCCGCGCAACTCCAAGTTCTTCAAGCAGCGCTCCAGGTCGTGTCACGACCTCTCGGTGCTCTGA
- the LRP10 gene encoding low-density lipoprotein receptor-related protein 10, protein MLSATLLLLLLLGGALAHPDRIIFPNPACEDPPAVLLEVQGTLQRPLVRDSRISPANCTWLILGSKEQTVTIRFQKLHLACGSERLTLRSPLQPLISLCEAPPSPLQLPGGNVTITYSYAGARAPMGQGFLLLYSQDWLMCLQEEFQCLNHRCVSAVQRCDGIDACGDGSDEAGCTSDPFPGLTSGPIPSLPCNLTLEDFYGVFSSPGYTHLASVSHPQSCHWLLDPHDGRRLAVRFTALDLGFGDAVHVYDGPGPPESSRLLRSLTHFSNGKAVTVETLSGQAVVSYRTVAWSSGRGFNATYHVRGYCLPWDRPCGLGSGLGAGEGLGERCYSEAQRCDGSWDCADGTDEEDCPGCPPGHFPCGAAGTSGATACYLPADRCNYQTFCADGADERRCRHCQPGNFRCRDEKCVYETWVCDGQPDCADGSDEWDCSYALPRKVITAAVIGSLVCGLLLVIALGCTCKLYAIRTQEYSIFAPLSRMEAEIVQQQAPPSYGQLIAQGAIPPVEDFPTENPNDNSVLGNLRSLLQILRQDMTPGGASGARRRQRGRLMRRLVRRLRRWGFLPRTSTPARASEARSQVTPSTAPLEALDGSTGPAREGGAVGGQDGEQAPPLPIKAPLPSASTSPAPATLPEAPGPLPSLPLEPSLLSGVVQALRGRLLPSLGPPGPTRSPPGPHTAVLAPEDEDDVLLVPLAEPGVWVVEAEDEPLLT, encoded by the exons ATGCTGTCggccaccctcctcctcctcctcctccttg GAGGCGCTCTGGCCCATCCAGACCGGATTATTTTTCCAAATCCTG CTTGTGAGGACCCCCCAGCAGTGCTCTTAGAAGTTCAGGGTACCTTACAGAGGCCCCTGGTCCGGGACAGCCGTATCTCTCCTGCCAACTGCACCTGGCTCATCCTGGGCAGCAAGGAGCAGACTGTCACTATCAG GTTCCAGAAGCTACACCTGGCCTGTGGCTCAGAGCGCTTGACCCTACGCTCCCCCCTCCAGCCACTGATCTCCCTGTGTGAGGCACCTCCCAGCCCTCTGCAGCTACCTGGGGGCAATGTTACCATCACGTACAGCTATGCTGGGGCCAGAGCACCCATGGGCCAGGGCTTCCTGCTCCTCTACAGCCAAG ATTGGCTGATGTGTCTACAGGAAGAGTTCCAGTGCCTGAACCACCGCTGTGTGTCTGCTGTCCAGCGCTGTGATGGGATTGATGCCTGTGGCGATGGCTCTGATGAAGCAGGTTGCACCTCAGACCCCTTTCCTGGCCTGACCTCAGGGCCCATCCCCTCCCTGCCTTGCAATCTCACCTTGGAGGACTTCTATGGGGTCTTCTCCTCCCCTGGATATACACACCTTGCCTCTGTCTCCCACCCCCAGTCCTGCCATTGGCTGCTGGACCCCCATGATGGCCGGCGGCTGGCCGTGCGTTTCACAGCCCTGGACTTGGGCTTTGGAGATGCAGTGCATGTGTATGATGGTCCTGGGCCCCCTGAGAGCTCCCGACTACTGCGTAGTCTCACCCACTTCAGCAATGGCAAGGCTGTCACTGTGGAGACACTGTCTGGCCAGGCTGTTGTATCCTACCGCACAGTCGCTTGGAGCAGTGGTCGTGGCTTCAATGCCACCTACCATGTGCGGGGCTACTGCTTGCCTTGGGACAGACCCTGCGGCTTAGGCTCTGGCCTGGGGGCTGGCGAAGGCCTAGGTGAGCGCTGCTACAGTGAGGCACAGCGCTGTGATGGCTCATGGGACTGTGCTGATGGCACAGATGAGGAGGACTGCCCAGGCTGCCCACCCGGACACTTCCCCTGTGGGGCTGCGGGTACCTCTGGTGCCACAGCCTGCTACCTGCCTGCTGACCGCTGCAACTACCAGACTTTCTGTGCTGACGGAGCAGACGAGAGACGCTGTCGGCACTGCCAGCCTGGCAATTTCCGATGCCGGGACGAGAAGTGCGTGTATGAGACGTGGGTGTGCGACGGGCAGCCAGACTGTGCGGACGGCAGTGATGAATGGGACTGCTCCTATGCTCTGCCCCGCAAGGTCATCACAGCTGCAGTCATTGGCAGTCTAGTGTGTGGCCTGCTCCTGGTCATCGCCCTGGGCTGCACCTGCAAGCTCTATGCCATTCGCACCCAGGAGTACAG CATCTTTGCCCCCCTCTCCCGGATGGAGGCTGAGATTGTACAGCAACAGGCACCCCCTTCCTATGGGCAGCTCATTGCCCAGGGTGCCATCCCACCTGTAGAAGACTTTCCTACAGAGAATCCTAATGAT AACTCAGTGCTGGGCAACCTGCGTTCTCTGCTGCAGATCTTACGCCAGGATATGACTCCAGGAGGCGCCTCAGGTGCCCGCCGTCGCCAGCGGGGCCGCTTGATGCGCCGCCTGGTACGCCGTCTCCGCCGCTGGGGCTTTCTTCCTCGAACCAGTACCCCAGCTCGGGCCTCTGAGGCCAGATCCCAGGTCACACCTTCCACTGCTCCCCTTGAGGCTCTAGATGGCAGCACAGGTCCAGCCCGTGAGGGTGGGGCGGTGGGTGGGCAAGATGGGGAGCAGGCACCCCCACTGCCCATCAAGGCTCCCCTCCCATCTGCCAGCACATCTCCAGCCCCTGCTACTCTCCCCGAAGCCCCAGGGCCACTGCCCTCATTGCCCCTAGAGCCATCACTATTGTCTGGAGTGGTGCAGGCCCTGCGAGGCCGCCTCCTGCCCAGCCTGGGGCCCCCAGGACCAACCCGAAGCCCTCCTGGTCCCCACACAGCAGTCCTGGCCCCAGAAGATGAGGATGATGTGCTACTGGTGCCACTGGCTGAACCGGGGGTCTGGGTAGTTGAGGCAGAGGATGAGCCACTGCTTACCTGA